A window of Mycolicibacterium holsaticum DSM 44478 = JCM 12374 genomic DNA:
GGCGCGCACTCCGGTAGGCAAGCTCATGGGTTCGCTGAAGGACTTTTCCGGCAGCGACCTCGGCGGTATTGCGATCGCCGGTGCGCTGGAGAAGGCCAAGATTCCGGCCTCCGCGGTCGAATACGTGATCATGGGCCAGGTGCTCACCGCGGGTGCCGGGCAGATGCCGGCCCGGCAGGCCGCGATCGCCGGGGGCATCGGCTGGGATGTGCCCTCGCTGACCATCAACAAGATGTGCCTGTCCGGGATCGATGCGATCGCATTGGCCGATCAGCTGATCCGGGCCGGGGAGTTCGACGTGGTGGTCGCCGGGGGACAGGAGTCGATGACGCAGGCGCCGCACCTGCTGATGAACAGCCGCGCGGGCTACAAGTACGGCGACGTCACGGCGTTGGACCACATGGCCTACGACGGCCTGCACGACGTGTTCACCGACCAACCGATGGGCGCGCTTACCGAGCAGCGCAACGACGTCGACCAGTTCACTCGTGCCGAGCAGGACGAGTTCGCTGCGCGCTCACACCAAAAGGCCGCTGCGGCATGGAAAGACGGTGTCTACGCCGACGAGGTGGTGCCCGTACAGATTCCGCAGCGCAAGGGTGACCCGATCGAGTTCGCCGAGGACGAGGGCATCCGGGCCAACACCACGGCCGAGTCGTTGGCGGGTCTGAAGCCCGCGTTCCGCAAGGACGGCACCATCACCGCCGGGTCCGCGTCGCAGATCTCCGACGGCGCCGCAGCGGTCGTGGTGATGAACAAGGACAAGGCCGTCGAGATGGGCCTCACCTGGCTGGTCGAGATCGGCGCCCACGGTGTGGTCGCGGGCCCCGATTCCACGCTGCAGTCGCAGCCGGCGAACGCGATCAAGAAGGCGATCGCCCGCGAGGGCATTTCCGTCGATCAACTCGACGTCATCGAGATCAACGAGGCGTTCTCCGCGGTGTCGCTGGCCTCGGCCAAGGAACTCGGCGTGGACCTGGACAAGGTTAACGTCAACGGCGGCGCGATCGCGATCGGGCATCCGATCGGTATGTCGGGGGCGCGGATCACCCTGCACGCGGCTCTCGAGCTGGCGCGACGCGGTTCCGGTTACGCCGTGGCCGCACTGTGCGGCGCCGGCGGGCAGGGCGACGCGCTGGTTCTGCGCGCCGGATAGCCGCCTACGACGCTGCGTAGTATTTCCTGCGGGTTTCCGGCACAATGGCGGCCATGACGCGCGCCTTCGACCCTCGATCCGTCGCTCGATGGTTCCGGTTCGTCGCCCTGCTCGAGGCGGTGAGCTGGGCCGGACTGCTGGTCGGGATGTACTTCAAGTATCTCGGCACGCCCCGGACGGAGATCGGGGTGAAGGTCTTCGGGCCGGCGCACGGGGCCATCTTCGTGGCGTTCGTCGCGGTCGGCGTACTGGCCGGGCTGACGTTCAAGTGGACGTACGGGACCTGGTTGCTGGCGCTGCTGTCCAGCATCGGGCCGATGTGCAGTGTGATCTTCCTCATATGGGCCGATCGCACCGGCCGAATCAGCGTCGGCGCGCCCATCGGGCCGGTTGCGCAACCGGGCCTGACCGCACCCGAATCGACGTGACAGACTTGTAGCGTGACTCGTCCCCGACCTTCAGTTGCGGCCTCGATGGCCGGTGCGGTTGACCTGTCGGCGCTCAAGCAGCGGGCGTCGGCTGGCGACGGCGGTGCGGCAGCCCCGTCCGGTGGTGTGGAGATCACCGAGGCCAACCTCGAAGCCGAAGTGCTGGTTCGGTCCAGCCAGGTACCCGTCGTCGTACTGCTGTGGTCGCCACGCAGCGACGCCAGCATCCAACTCGGTGATGCGCTGGCCAGTCTCGCGGCCGCCGACGGCGGTACGTGGTCGCTGGCCACGGTCAACGTCGACGTCGTACCGCGCGTGGCGCAGATGTTCGGTGTGCAGGCCATCCCCACGGTGGTGGCGCTGGGCGCCGGCCAACCCCTGTCGAGTTTCCAGGGCGTGCAGCCACCCGAGCAGCTACGCCAGTGGATCGATTCGCTGCTGAACGCGGTCGCCGGCAAGCTGCCCGGCGACGGTGATCCCGACCAACCCGAGCAGGTCGACCCGGAGCTCGCGCAGGCACGGGCCCACTTGGACGCGGGCGACTTCGACGCGGCGGGCAAGGCCTATCAGGCGATCCTGGACGCCAACCCCGGGCACGCCGAGGCCAAGGGCGCGGTGCGCCAGATCGGCTTCCTTCAGCGTGCGACGGCGCGCGCACCCGGCGCGGTCGTCGCCGCCGACGCCCAACCGGACGATATCGAGTTGGCCTTCGCGGCCGCCGACGTCGAGATCCTGCAACAGAACGTCGGCGCGGCCTTCGACCGGCTGGTCGGTTTGGTCCAGCGGACGGCCGGCGACGACCGCGCCAAGGTGCGCACGCGCCTCGTCGAGCTGTTCGAGCTCTTCGACCCCGCCGATCCCGAGGTGATCGCGGGCCGGCGCAAGCTCGCCAACGCGCTGTACTGAGTTAGCGGGTCTAGTGTGCGACCAGATCGACAATTCGCCCGGATCCGGCCGAAACTACGATCTGACTGCACACTCGGCCGGCCACAGGGGCGAAAAGTCAGGCGGGCTCGAACCACAGGGCGGCCAGCGGCGGTAGCACCATGACCGCCGAGGCGGGCCGGCCGTGCCACGGCTCGTCGGTCGCCTCGACCGCACCGTAGTTGCCGATACCCGCGCCGTTGTAGATGTCAGCGTCGGTGTTGAGCACCTCGCGCCACGTGCCGGTGTGCGGCAGGCCCAGCCGGTAGCGGGTGTGCTCGGCGCCGGAGAAGTTGAAGACGCAGGCCATCACGGAGCCGTCGTCGCCGTAGCGCAGGAAGCTCAGCACGTTGTTGGCCGAGTCGTTGGCGTCGATCCAGGAGTAGCCCTCCGGGCTGGTGTCGCGCGACCACAGCGCCCGCCTGCTGGCGTAGATGGCGTTCATGTCCTGCACCATGCGCTGAATACCGGTCGAGTAGCTGTTCTCGTCGAGCTGATACCAGTCGACCCCGCGTTCTTCCGACCACTCGGCGCGCTGACCGAAATCCTGGCCCATGAACAACAGTTGTTTGCCCGGATGCGCCCACTGGTAGGCCAGCAGGCCGCGCAGCCCCGCCGCCTTGACGTGATCGTTGCCTGGCATCCGGCCCCACAGCGTGCCCTTGCCGTGCACCACCTCGTCGTGGCTGATCGGCAGCACGTAGTTCTCGCTGAACGCATACAGCATCGAGAACGTGATCTCGTGGTGGTGATAGCTGCGGTGGATCGGGTCACGCTTGATGAACTCCAGGGTGTCGTTCATCCAGCCCATGTTCCACTTCATCGAGAAGCCAAGACCGCCAAGGTTTGTCGCCCGGGTGACGCCCGGCCACGATGTCGACTCTTCCGCGACGGTCACGATGCCGGGGGCGGACTTGTGCAGGGTCGCGTTCATCTCCTGCAGGAACTGCACCGCTTCGAGGTTCTCCCGGCCGCCGTAGATGTTGGGCGTCCAGCCGCCTTCGGGGCGTGAGTAATCCAGGTACAGCATGGATGCGACCGCGTCGACGCGCAGGCCGTCGATGTGGAACTCGTGGCACCAGTACAGCGCGTTGGCGACCAGGAAGTTGCGCACTTCGGCGCGGCCGAAGTCGAACACATATGTGCCCCAGTCGAGTTGCTCGCCGCGCCGCGGATCGGAGTGCTCGTAGAGCGCAGTACCGTCGAACCGGCCCAGCGCCCACGCGTCCTTGGGGAAGTGGGCGGGCACCCAGTCCATGATCACTCCGATGCCGGCCTGGTGGAGGGTGTCGACGAGGTGGCGGAACTCGTCGGGTGTGCCGAGCCGTGACGTCGGCGCATAGTACGAGGTCACCTGGTAGCCCCACGAACCACCGAACGGATGTTCGGCCACCGGCATCAGCTCGACATGCGTGAAGCCCTGGGACACCACGTATTCGGTGAGTTGGTCGGCCAGTTCGCGGTATGTCAGCCCCGGCCGCCACGACATGAGGTGCACTTCGTAGGTGCTCATCGGCTCGAAGACCGGGTTCTGCTCGGCCCGCCGGGTCATCCACTCGTCGTCGGCCCACCGATACTCGCTGTGCGTCACCTTCGACGCCGTCTGGGGCGGCACCTCGGTGGCGAACGCCATCGGATCGGCACGGTCGCTGATCGAACCGTCGGCGCCGTGTATCCGGAACTTGTACAGGCCGCCGACCTCGAAACCTGGCCAGAACAGCTCCCACACCCCGGTGGAGCCCAGCACCCGCAGTTGGGCTTCGGTGCCGTCCCAGTGGTTGAAATCGCCGATCAGGCTGACGCCCTTGGCGTTCGGTGCCCACACCGCAAAGGAGACGCCGTCGACCGCACCGTCGGCCGTGGTGAATCGGCGCGGGTGCGCACCCAGCACCTCCCAGAGCCGCTCGTGGCGGCCCTCGGCGAACAGGTGCAGGTCGATTTCGCCGAGGGTGGGCAGGAACCGGTACGCGTCGGCGACGACGTGCCGGTGAACCTTGCCGTCGCCGCCGGCATAGCTCACCTCGAGGCGGTAGTCGACCAGGTCGGTGAACGGCAACGCGACCGCGAACAGCCCGGCCTCGATATGGGTGAACGCATATCGTTCACCCCCGATCAGCGCGGCCACCTCCAGCGCGTGCGGCCGGTAGGCCCGGATGACGGTGTGGTCGCCGTACTCGTGGGCGCCCAGAACCGAATGCGGATCATGGTGTTCACCGGCCAGCAGCCGGTTGAGGTCGGCGGTGTGCGGCCGCAAATGCGGGCTGGTCCGCGGATTGGTCTGCGTCATTGTGTTCACTCCCTACGCAGCAGGTTCAGTCGATGCTCCGGCGCGACCTGCGGCATGTTCAGCACGTGCGCCACGGCCCTGGCCGGATCGATACGGACGTAATTGGCTTGGCCCCATTGGTATTCCTCGCCGGTGATCTCGTCGCGCACCCAGAACCGGTCGTGCGGTTCCATGCCCAAAGCGGCCATGTCGAGCCACAAGGTGGCCTCTTCGGGGCCGAACGGGTTGAGCGTCACCACCACGAGCACCTGGTCGCCGGTCGCCGGATCGAACTTGCTGTACGCGAGCAGCGCGTCGTTGTCGGGATGATGGAACCTGATGGTGCGCAGCTGATGTAATGCCGGGTGGACCCGCCGAATCTCGTTGAGCTGGGTCAAAAACGGCTCCAACGACACCTCGTCGGCCAAGGCGGCGTCGAAGTCGCGCGGACGCAACTCGTACTTCTCGGAGTGCAGGTACTCCTCGCTGCCTTCGCGCACGGGCCGGTGTTCGAACAGTTCGTAGCCCGAGTACACCCCCCACGAGGGGCTCATCGTCGACGCCAGCACCGCCCGGATCGCGAACATGCCGGGCCCGCCGTGTTGCAGGCTCTCATGCAGGATGTCGGGGGTGTTGACGAACAGGTTGGGCCGCGCATAGTCGGCATGTTCCGCGATCTGCCGGCCGAACTCGATCAGCTCCCACTTCGCGGTGCGCCAGGTGAAGTACGTGTAGGACTGGGTGAAACCGAGTTTGGCCAGCCCGTACAACCGGGCCGGACGGGTGAACGCCTCGGACAAAAACAGCACGTCGGGATCGCTGTTCTTCACCTCGCCGATCAGCCAGGCCCAGAAGTCCGGCGGTTTGGTGTGCGGGTTGTCGACCCGGAACACCTTGACGCCGTGGGAGATCCAGAACCGCACCACGCGTAGAACTTCCTGGTACAGCCCGGCGGGATCGTTGTCGAAATTGAGCGGGTAGATGTCCTGGTACTTCTTCGGCGGGTTCTCCGCGTAGGCGATGGTGCCGTCGGGCAACACGGTGAACCACTCGGGATGCTCACGCGCCCAAGGGTGATCGGGTGCGGTCTGCAAGGCCAGATCCAGCGCTACCTCCATGCCCTCATCGCGGGCGGCGGCGACGAAATCGTCAAAATCCTCGATGGTGCCCAGCTTCGGATGGACCGCGTCGTGCCCGCCCTCGTCGCTGCCGATCGCCCACGGGGAGCCGACGTCGTTGGGTGCTGCGGTCACGCTGTTGTTGGGGCCCTTGCGGTGCACCTTGCCGATCGGATGGATCGGCGGCAGGTACACCACGTCAAAACCCATCCGCGCGATGCGCGCCAGCGCCTTGGTCGCCGTGGCGAACGTGCCGTGCACGGGGTTGCCGCTGGCGTCCCACCCGCCCGTCGACCGCGGAAACATCTCATACCAGGCGCTGAACCTCGCCAGCGGGCGGTCGACCCACACGCCGTACCGGCTGCCGCGGGTCACCAGTTCGCGCAGCGGATAACGCGCCAGCAGCTCGGTCACCTCCGGGGACAGCGCCGCGCCCGCGCGGGTGAACGGATCACCCGGTTCGCGCAGCCGGGCGGCCGCGTCGATCAGCGGGAAACGCGACTGCCTCGGCACTCCGGCGGCGGCGCGCTCTAGCAATCCGGCACCGACCAACAGGTCGTTGGACAGCTCGGCCTCGCTCTGGCCGGCATCCAGCTTGGCGGTGACGTTCTTGTGCCACGTCGCGATGGGATCACCCCAGCCGTCGACCCGGAACGTCCACAGGCCGACCGCGTCGGGGGTGAACTGCCCGTGGAACACATCCGGGGTCGGACCAGTCGACATGGGCAGCAGCTGCGGTTTGATGCGCGAGGCCGGGGTGACGACTTCCTCGATGGGCACGGGTTCGGCGGTCCGTTCCAGGCCGGGCGGGTCGCTGACGAGCTTGGGATAGGCCGTGCCGTGGTAGCGCACGACCAGCGTGGCAGCGACGGCGTCGTGGCCCTCGCGCCACACCGTCGCCGTCACCGGCACGATTTCGCCGACCACGGCCTTGGCCGGGTAGCGACCACCGGAAATGACAGGTGCGACGTCGTCGATTGCGATCCGACCGGTCACCCCTACCACTCCTTACATTCGTGGACGTTGCGTCCTCGGCACCGCCAGGTCTGGTCGTCGTCGTGCAGAGCCTCGAGAACTTCCTGGCCGCCCTATACCCACCGTAATGCGCGGCCCAACCCCCCGCGCCGAAGCGATCGGGGTTCGAAGACTGCACCAGCGGGAAAGATCAGTAAGGTTGACTCGCGTGAAAGCCCTGAGACGGTTCACCGTGCGCGCCCACCTTCCCGATCGGATGGCCGCGCTCGAACGGCTGTCGATCAACCTGCGCTGGACGTGGGACAAGCCCACGCAGGATCTGTTCGCCGCCATCGACGAGGAGCTGTGGCGGCAGGTCGGTTGCGACCCGGTGGCGCTGCTGGGCCAGGTCAGCCCGAAGCGCCTCGACGAATTGGCCGTCGACGAATCGTTTCTGGGTCGCCTCGACGCGCTCGTGGCCGATCTCGACGAATATTTGACCCGCCCGCTGTGGTATCAGCAACAGATCGAACGCGGCGCCGAACTGCCCAACGGGATCGCCTACTTTTCGATGGAGTTCGGCGTCGCCGAGGTGCTGCCCAACTACTCCGGCGGCCTGGGCATCCTGGCCGGCGACCACCTCAAGTCCGCCTCCGACCTGGGCCTGCCGCTGATCGCGGTCGGCCTGTTGTACCGCTCGGGGTACTTCCGCCAGTCGCTGACCGCCGACGGCTGGCAGCACGAGAGCTACCCGTCGCTGGATCCGCAGGGCCTTCCGCTTCGACAGCTCACCGACGGCAGCGGCCGTCCCGTACTCGTCGACCTGGCGATACCCGAGGGCAACCAGCTGCGCGCCCGGGTCTGGGTCGCCCAGGTGGGCCGAATTCCGTTGCTGCTGTTGGATTCCGATATTCCCGAAAATGCCCACGGCCTGCGCGGGGTGACCGACCGGCTCTACGGCGGCGACCAGGAACACCGGATCAAACAGGAGATCCTGGCCGGCATCGGCGGCGTGCGCGCAATCCGGGCGTTCATCGAACTGGAGGGCCGGGCCGCCCCGGAGGTGTTCCACATGAACGAGGGACACGCCGGGTTCCTCGGTGTCGAGCGCATCCGCGAGCTCATCGACGCCGGGCTGGACTTCGACACCGCGGTGACGGTGGTGCGGTCCTCCACGGTGTTCACCACCCACACGCCGGTGCCCGCGGGCATCGACCGGTTCCCGGTGGAGATGGTCCGGCGTTATTTCGGCGGCGCCGACGAGCCGCGGCCGGACGGGTCGCCGGATGCCGCCTCGCGACTTCTGCCCGGGGTTCCGCTGGACCGCATCATCGCGTTCGGCGCGGAAGACGATCCGTCGAAGTTCAACATGGCGCACATGGGTCTGCGATTGGCGCAGCGGGCCAACGGCGTATCGCTGTTGCACGGCAAGGTCAGCCGCCACATGTTCAACGAGTTGTGGGCGGGGTTCGACCCCAGCGAGGTGCCGATCGGCTCGATCACCAACGGTGTGCACGCACCGACGTGGGCGGCGCGGGAGTGGCTGGAACTGGGTCGCGAAATGATCGGTGCCAACTCGCGTGGGGAGCCCGCGGTGTGGGAGCCCGAGGTGTGGCAGCGGCTGCACCAGGTCGACGCCGGGCACATCTGGTGGATCCGCTCACAGCTGCGCAGACAGCTGGTCGAAGACGTGCGCGCGCGGCTGCGCCGGTCGTGGACCGAGCGCGGCGCCGCCGATGCTGAATTGGGTTGGATCGCAACAGCGTTCGACCCCAACGCGCTGACCATCGGATTCGCCAGGCGGGTACCGACGTACAAGCGGCTGACGCTGATGCTGCGCGACCCTGAACGTCTGGAGCGGCTGTTGCTCGACGAGCAGCGGCCGATCCAGCTGATCGTGGCGGGTAAGTCCCATCCCGCCGACGACGGTGGCAAGGCGCTGATTCAACAGGTGGTGAAGTTCGCCGACCGGCCCGAGGTGCGGCACCGTATCGCGTTTCTGCCCGACTACGACATGTCGATGGCCCGCCAGCTGTACTGGGGATGCGATGTGTGGCTGAACAATCCGCTGCGGCCGCTGGAGGCGTGCGGAACGTCGGGGATGAAGAGCGCGCTCAACGGCGGGCTGAACCTGTCGATCCGCGACGGCTGGTGGGACGAGTGGTACGACGGCGAAAACGGTTGGGAGATACCGACTGCCAACGGGCTGGCCGACGAGGGTCGACGCGATGACCTCGAGGCGGCCGCCCTCTACGATCTGCTCGAACAGGCCGTCGCGCCGAAGTTCTACGACCGCGACGAGCACGGCGTACCCGCCCGTTGGGTCGAGATGGTGCGGCACACGCTGATCGCGCTCGGGCCAAAAGTGCTGGCGTCGCGCATGGTTCGCGACTACACCGAGAAGTACTACGCGCCCGCGGCGCAGTCCGTGCGCAAGACAGTGCAACCCGGAGCCGACGGTGAACCGTTCGGCGCGGCCCGCGACCTGGCGGCCTACCGCGGGCGCGCCGAGGAGGCCTGGCCGAAGGTTCAGATCACCGACGTCGACAGCTCCGGGCTGCCGGACACCCCGCTGCTCGGCTCTGAGCTCACCTTGACCGCGAAGGTGCAGCTCGCCGACCTGCGACCCGAGGAGGTGACCGTGCAGGCCGTGCTGGGCCGCGTCGACGCGAGCGACACGCTGGTGGATCCGGTGACGGTCCCGATGCAGCACACGGGCACCGCCGACGGTGGCAACGTGACGTTCTCGACCACCACGCCGCTGCCGGTCGCCGGGCCGGTCGGGTACACGGTGCGGGTGCTGCCGCACCACCCGCTGCTGGCCGGCGACAACGAGCTCGGCCTCGTCACCTCCGCGTGACGCGCGCGCTGAAGGTCCCGGTCGACGGCGGGCCCTATGCGCTGGCCCTCGGCGCCGACGACGCACTGTGGGTGACGCTGGTGGCAGCCGGCGCGATCGCGCGGGTGAGCACGACGGGCGCCGTCACGGTGTTCCCCGTTGCCCCGCAGAGCCGTCCGTCGATCATCACCGCCGGCCCCGACGGCGCGCTGTGGTTCACTCGCATCGGAGATGACCACATCGGCCGGATCACCACAGCGGGGGAGTTGAGCGCCTTTCACGTCGGCGACGACCGGGGCCCGTACGGCATCACCGCCGGCGCCGACGGTGCGTTGTGGTTCACCGCGATGACATCCGGTGAGGTCGGCCGGATTTCGGTCGACGGGGAGGTGACCGACTGGCATCCGGTCGGCGGCGCACCGTCGATGATCACGACCGGGCCCGACAACGCGTTGTGGTTCACCCTCAACCAGGCCAATGCGATCGGTCGGTTGTCACCGTCTGACGGCCTGACCGTACGCGAACTGCCTACTGCTGCAGCAGGTCCGGTGGGCATCGCGGCAACCCACGATGACGCGGTGTGGTTCACCGAGATCCGCGCCGAGAAGTTGGGCCGCATCCCCGTACGTGACGCGATCCAGGAGATCGACCTGCCCGGTAAACCGCACGCGGTGGTGGCCGACCCCGACGACGGGGTATGGGTGACCCTGTGGGGTTCGCACCAGATCGCCAGGGTCAGCGGCGACGGCGAGATCATCACCATCGACCTCCCGCCGGGCAGCGAGCCACACGGAATGGCGATCGGCGCGGACGGTGCGCTGTGGGTCGCCCTTGAGGCGGGGTTCGTGCTGCGGATGCCGACCTGACGTGCCGGCGCACGACCACCACACAAATATCTGGACACCTGTACGGCGGCCGCGATGGCCCGGGTAGGTTGCCCTCCAGTGCGTCATTTACCGCGACGCGTGGCGAAGGACTTCAGCAGTGACGGTTGGATATGTGCTGCGGCGCGGCATCACCGTGTTGGCGGTCGGCGGGCTGATCGGTGGCCTGGCGAGCGTGCCGGCGTCGGCCCAACCGGCGGTGGAACCCGTCGTCGACGTGGTTCCGGGCCCACCCCCACCGGAGGGTGCACCGCCGCCTGAAGGTGCGGTGCCTCCTGACGCGTTACCGCCGCCGGACGACGGTGCGGTCGCGTCCACGCCGCCGGTCGTCAAGGAGGCCCCCGACGGTTGGCGGCTGGAACTGGGCGCCAAGGATGAGACCCAGGCCCCGATTCCTCCGCTCACCACCGCGCTGTCCTCGCGCGAGTACGTGGTCGGCGGGACCTACACCGGCAAGCTGAGCGGTCCCGACGACGGCACAGCGCCCACCGGCACGCTCGAGGTCGGCTACGAGATCGGTTGCGGCATCGATATGAGCACGTCCAACGGCGTCTCGCTGACCGGCACCGCGGGCATCAACCCGTCGCTCGGGATTCTGGGAATCGACGCCGCCGGACCGGTGGAGCTCGGGGTGTTGCCCGGCCTCGGCGGCAACCTCGGCGGTGGTATCACCGTCGGGCTCAAACCCGGTCTGATCAACGTGGTGCCGGTGACGAAGAAGGAGTTCACCGGCGCCGAGCCGTGGGTGATGGTCAGCGACTTCCGGGTCAAGATCGACGGCTGTGTCGGCGAGTCGTTCATCCGCTCGTATGCGTTTTTGACCCGTTCCACCGAAGTCTCGGAGGCGATCGTCGCTTGGTACGGCGTGACCAAGAACATCTAGCTCCGCTTCCCGCTCCGCTCCCAGCGAAATAGCATTCCGGGTCGTCACCGGCGTGATTTTGCGACCTGGAATGCTATTTCGCGGGCAAGCCAGCGTCAGGAGAAGCGTTTGAAGCACCGGTCCTGATCGCCGAGCACCCCGACACGGAACGCGTCGATCCGCGAGAACCCCGAGGGCACCGACTCGCCGTTGACGTCGCTGGCGACCAGGCCGTTGGTGAGGATGCCCGACACCGCCTCGTCGACGTCGCCTGCGGTGAGCGCGACGGTGTTCCCGTCGGGTGTGGTCACCGACTTGGACAGCTTCGTGGTGGCCACCCCGGTCAGGCAGGCGGTGCGCAGCGCCGCTTCGGCGTTGTCGAGCGCGACGCCGCCGTGCTCGTGCTGGACGGCCTGCATGTAGCGCGACACCAGCACCGAGTAGGCGGAGTTGTCTCCGGTGGCCAACTCGTCGCCGCCGGTGGTGTCCTGGGTGCCCATCCGGGTCAGCCCGTCGAGGTCGACGGCGATCGTGTTGGTGCTCGGGCAGAACGACACGGGTGGGCTCGGGCGGGTGCCGGGGCAGTCGGCACCCGCGAAGCTCAACACCGGCGGGTTGGCCGGCTCGAACAGGAGATCCATCGCGGCGATGATCGTGCGCACCGACGTTTCGCTGACCTCCCACTCGCCGGTTTCGTCCTCATCGAGCAGCACGGGCAGATCGCCGCGGCGCTGACCGATCTCGCGCATGTCGATCGACGCGCATGCACTCGCGCCGTCGGTGAAACCGAACTGGAACGCCGAAAGCCGTTCGAACGCCGAACCGTGCTCGTCGGACCCGGCGGCGGGATCGGCCTCGCTCATCAGCGGGTCGCGAAACGCGATCACCGCCGCCAGCACGTTGTTGAGGCCATCGCCGGTGGACAGCGAAAAGCGCGGCGAGTTGTCTTCGGCCACCCACCGCATGTACGCCCCGGCAAGACAGTCGGCTTGCTGCTCGGCGACCAACGTCGGGGTGGCGTCGCCGGCCATCTTGGCCTGACGCTGCACGGCGTGGCCGTACTCGTGGGCGAGCACCATCGTGACGCCCATGTCGCCGTATTTGCGCTGCAGACCGGGCAGCAGCTCGCCGCGGTCCCACCCGATGGTCCGGTCGTCGTGGCAGAACGCGGCGTTGACCAGGCCGTAGGTGTCGCCGCCACAGAACACGATGCTGTCGAATCCGTTGGCGTCCCAGGAGATCAGCGCCTTCGCCCGACGGAACTCGCCGCCGAACGATTCGCTGTAGACA
This region includes:
- the glgB gene encoding 1,4-alpha-glucan branching protein GlgB translates to MTQTNPRTSPHLRPHTADLNRLLAGEHHDPHSVLGAHEYGDHTVIRAYRPHALEVAALIGGERYAFTHIEAGLFAVALPFTDLVDYRLEVSYAGGDGKVHRHVVADAYRFLPTLGEIDLHLFAEGRHERLWEVLGAHPRRFTTADGAVDGVSFAVWAPNAKGVSLIGDFNHWDGTEAQLRVLGSTGVWELFWPGFEVGGLYKFRIHGADGSISDRADPMAFATEVPPQTASKVTHSEYRWADDEWMTRRAEQNPVFEPMSTYEVHLMSWRPGLTYRELADQLTEYVVSQGFTHVELMPVAEHPFGGSWGYQVTSYYAPTSRLGTPDEFRHLVDTLHQAGIGVIMDWVPAHFPKDAWALGRFDGTALYEHSDPRRGEQLDWGTYVFDFGRAEVRNFLVANALYWCHEFHIDGLRVDAVASMLYLDYSRPEGGWTPNIYGGRENLEAVQFLQEMNATLHKSAPGIVTVAEESTSWPGVTRATNLGGLGFSMKWNMGWMNDTLEFIKRDPIHRSYHHHEITFSMLYAFSENYVLPISHDEVVHGKGTLWGRMPGNDHVKAAGLRGLLAYQWAHPGKQLLFMGQDFGQRAEWSEERGVDWYQLDENSYSTGIQRMVQDMNAIYASRRALWSRDTSPEGYSWIDANDSANNVLSFLRYGDDGSVMACVFNFSGAEHTRYRLGLPHTGTWREVLNTDADIYNGAGIGNYGAVEATDEPWHGRPASAVMVLPPLAALWFEPA
- a CDS encoding acetyl-CoA C-acetyltransferase, with translation MTTSVIVAGARTPVGKLMGSLKDFSGSDLGGIAIAGALEKAKIPASAVEYVIMGQVLTAGAGQMPARQAAIAGGIGWDVPSLTINKMCLSGIDAIALADQLIRAGEFDVVVAGGQESMTQAPHLLMNSRAGYKYGDVTALDHMAYDGLHDVFTDQPMGALTEQRNDVDQFTRAEQDEFAARSHQKAAAAWKDGVYADEVVPVQIPQRKGDPIEFAEDEGIRANTTAESLAGLKPAFRKDGTITAGSASQISDGAAAVVVMNKDKAVEMGLTWLVEIGAHGVVAGPDSTLQSQPANAIKKAIAREGISVDQLDVIEINEAFSAVSLASAKELGVDLDKVNVNGGAIAIGHPIGMSGARITLHAALELARRGSGYAVAALCGAGGQGDALVLRAG
- a CDS encoding tetratricopeptide repeat protein; protein product: MTRPRPSVAASMAGAVDLSALKQRASAGDGGAAAPSGGVEITEANLEAEVLVRSSQVPVVVLLWSPRSDASIQLGDALASLAAADGGTWSLATVNVDVVPRVAQMFGVQAIPTVVALGAGQPLSSFQGVQPPEQLRQWIDSLLNAVAGKLPGDGDPDQPEQVDPELAQARAHLDAGDFDAAGKAYQAILDANPGHAEAKGAVRQIGFLQRATARAPGAVVAADAQPDDIELAFAAADVEILQQNVGAAFDRLVGLVQRTAGDDRAKVRTRLVELFELFDPADPEVIAGRRKLANALY
- a CDS encoding alpha-1,4-glucan--maltose-1-phosphate maltosyltransferase, which produces MTGRIAIDDVAPVISGGRYPAKAVVGEIVPVTATVWREGHDAVAATLVVRYHGTAYPKLVSDPPGLERTAEPVPIEEVVTPASRIKPQLLPMSTGPTPDVFHGQFTPDAVGLWTFRVDGWGDPIATWHKNVTAKLDAGQSEAELSNDLLVGAGLLERAAAGVPRQSRFPLIDAAARLREPGDPFTRAGAALSPEVTELLARYPLRELVTRGSRYGVWVDRPLARFSAWYEMFPRSTGGWDASGNPVHGTFATATKALARIARMGFDVVYLPPIHPIGKVHRKGPNNSVTAAPNDVGSPWAIGSDEGGHDAVHPKLGTIEDFDDFVAAARDEGMEVALDLALQTAPDHPWAREHPEWFTVLPDGTIAYAENPPKKYQDIYPLNFDNDPAGLYQEVLRVVRFWISHGVKVFRVDNPHTKPPDFWAWLIGEVKNSDPDVLFLSEAFTRPARLYGLAKLGFTQSYTYFTWRTAKWELIEFGRQIAEHADYARPNLFVNTPDILHESLQHGGPGMFAIRAVLASTMSPSWGVYSGYELFEHRPVREGSEEYLHSEKYELRPRDFDAALADEVSLEPFLTQLNEIRRVHPALHQLRTIRFHHPDNDALLAYSKFDPATGDQVLVVVTLNPFGPEEATLWLDMAALGMEPHDRFWVRDEITGEEYQWGQANYVRIDPARAVAHVLNMPQVAPEHRLNLLRRE
- a CDS encoding DUF3817 domain-containing protein; translated protein: MAAMTRAFDPRSVARWFRFVALLEAVSWAGLLVGMYFKYLGTPRTEIGVKVFGPAHGAIFVAFVAVGVLAGLTFKWTYGTWLLALLSSIGPMCSVIFLIWADRTGRISVGAPIGPVAQPGLTAPEST